The following nucleotide sequence is from uncultured Roseateles sp..
GCTATGACAACGATGCGGTCTGGCAGCGTCTGATCGAGCTGGCCGGCGGCAAGGGGGCGCGCTTTGTCGTGTTCGCCAGTGCCTCGGGCGACCCGGCCAAATGGGGCGGCCGCATCGTCGAGGTGCTCAAGCGCCATGGCGCCGTGGCCGAGGCGCTGCCGGTTGCGCCCCTGCTCAAGGGCACGGACTACAAGGCCGCCGCCCGCGACCCGGCCCTGGTGGCCAAGGTGCGCGCCGCCACCGGCATCTACTTCGCCGGCGGCGCGCAGGAGCGCATCACCCAGGCGCTGCTGGACGAGAGCGGCCAGCCCACGCCGGTGCTGCAGGCCGTCTGGGAGGTCTACCGCGCCGGTGGCGTGGTGGCCGGCAGCAGCGCTGGCGCCGCCATCATGAGCACGCAGATGTTCCGCGACCCGCCGGACGTGCTCAATGTGCTCAAGCAGGGCCTGGTCGAGGGCAAGGACATGGCACCCGGCCTGGGCTTCTTCGGCCCCGGGGTGTTCGTCGACCAGCACTTCCTGAGACGCGGCCGCTTTGGCCGCATGCTGCCGCTGATGCTGGCCAAGGGCTACACGCTAGGCGTCGGTGTCGATGAGAACTCGGCCGTGGTCCTGCAGGGCGACACGCTGGAGGTGATAGGCCACAAGGGTGCCTTGCTGGTGGACCTGGTCCAGGCCAGCAGCGACAAGCAGCAGGCAGACTTCAATCTGCGCAATGCCCGCCTGAGCTATCTGGAGCGCGGCGACCGCTACCAGCTGGCCAGCCGCCAGGTGCTGCCCTCGCCGGCCAAGCTGGCCGAGAGCCGCATCGACCCGAACGCGGCCGACTTCAAGCCCGACAACAGCGACGCGCTGTACTACCCCGACATCCTCGGCGACACCGCCGTCAGCAATCTGATGAGCGCCCTGATCGACAACCCGCAGCGCGAGGTCATAGGCCTGGCCTTCGGTGCGCCCAACTCGCCCCGGCCCGAGCTCGGCTTCGAATTCCGCTTCCGCAAGGGCCCCGACAGCCTGGGCTATTACAGCGGCAGCAACGGCATCGAGGACTACACGGTGATCAATATCTACCTCGATGTGCAGCCGGTGCAGTTCGCCCGGCCGCTGTACCGAAGGTGATGCGCCGCGTGTGATTCGGGTCGGGCCGAGGCCATGTAACAGGCTGCGGACGGGCTTACATCTGCTCACCGGCGGCCCGCGCACTACTACTCAAACCAATGCCCGCCAACGCTTGGCAGCCCCAGCAGCCGAGCCTAGACTGACACCGTCTGTCCGAGAAGCCGAGTAGGGATCTCGTATCCGGTATGGCCCGCGCACTGCATCGCCCGCCCGTTGGCGTGACGATGCCTTGATTTACCTGGCCGTGCGGCCACATTTGTACGAGGTTCGTCATGCCTGTTCTCGCCACGCTTGCTCTCGCGGCATCGTTGTCCAGTCTCCCGGAATGCCCCTGGGACACCCGCCCGCAAAGCGCCTACACCGGCGATGTGGCCGCCGCTCTTGACCACTATGCCGACATGCCGGCCCCGGTGCGTGAGGCATTGAAAAAGCGGCTGCAGGTTCACCGCTTCGACGAACTGGTGCGCGTCGACCGCCAGGGCATACACGGGGCTCAGCGCTACGGCCCCGAGCTGCGCGACATGCACTTCGCCAAGACCCTCTGCGCCAAGGTCACACTGGCCCAGTGGACCGAGCAGCAACTGGCCCTGGGCCTGGTCTACTGCGAAGCCAACTACTGTGTGATGGTGCCGACCGAGGGGCGCAATGTCGCTCGCGTCACGCGCCCGCTGCCGGCCAATCTGGCCGAAGCCTTGAACGAGATGGCCCAGCACCCGCCCGGGGCAGGCACCGCAACCGACACCTATGCCAAGGGCCGCATCCTCGTCATGGCCCGGGCCGGACTGTCCGAAAAGGAACTGGCCAAGACACTGGGCCAGCATGGCGGCAAGGGACGCCGGCTGGGCAAGAGCGACCTCTTCGTGGTCGATCTGCCGGCCCAGGCCTCGGAGACCGCCGTCGCTGCCCTGCTGGCCAAGCATCCGCAGCTGAAGTTTGCCGAGCTGGATCAGCGCATCGCCCCCGCGCTGGTGACCAATGACCCGTATCTGGGCAGCCAGTGGCATCTGAACAAGATCGGCGCGACCTCGGCCTGGGACAGTTCGCAGGGCAACGGCACGACGATTGCGATCCTCGACACCGGCGTCGATGGCACCCACCCCGACCTTTCGGCGCGCATGGTCGCGGGCTGGAATTTCTATGACAACAATGCCGACGCATCCGACGTCCTGGGCCATGGCACGGCGGTGGCCGGCGCGGCCGCCGCGTCGAGCAACAACGCCGTCGGCGTGGCCGGCGTGGCCGGCCAGGCGC
It contains:
- a CDS encoding cyanophycinase; this encodes MRQLLTTLLCCLFCLLGVGPLQAQADPYARGKGAAVAIGGALRYDNDAVWQRLIELAGGKGARFVVFASASGDPAKWGGRIVEVLKRHGAVAEALPVAPLLKGTDYKAAARDPALVAKVRAATGIYFAGGAQERITQALLDESGQPTPVLQAVWEVYRAGGVVAGSSAGAAIMSTQMFRDPPDVLNVLKQGLVEGKDMAPGLGFFGPGVFVDQHFLRRGRFGRMLPLMLAKGYTLGVGVDENSAVVLQGDTLEVIGHKGALLVDLVQASSDKQQADFNLRNARLSYLERGDRYQLASRQVLPSPAKLAESRIDPNAADFKPDNSDALYYPDILGDTAVSNLMSALIDNPQREVIGLAFGAPNSPRPELGFEFRFRKGPDSLGYYSGSNGIEDYTVINIYLDVQPVQFARPLYRR